A genome region from Thermoanaerobacterium xylanolyticum LX-11 includes the following:
- a CDS encoding alanyl-tRNA editing protein, producing MVEKLYYHDSYKNSFTAKVIDINVTNEYCEVILDKTYFYPESGGQPADSGFIDGIKVENVFLRDDKVIHVLKTPPKNDLVICEIDWEKRFDNMQQHSGQHLLSAVFYKLFNAETDSFSIGDDSSHITLTNSNLSEDNLKEVEIETNRLIYLNLPVTSYFVKDDDLKKLPLRKKPKVDENIRIVEIKDFDYSPCGGTHVKSLGEIGIVKIKKFERTKKGLRIEFVCGFRAFNDYLKKNNYINSLITSLSAKEEEILEKVNKILDENKELKKELIKLKDNILQYEAEKLVAESVNLKNFKLVTKIFNDRDMKELRVLSQIITKGKGFVCILGGITDCGNIVISRSDDVDIDINSFFKEILDVIEGNGGGNQKICQGSGKVEKVGLALDKAVNLISKY from the coding sequence ATGGTGGAGAAGTTGTATTATCATGACAGTTATAAAAACTCCTTTACTGCAAAAGTCATCGATATTAATGTTACTAATGAATATTGTGAAGTTATACTTGATAAGACGTATTTTTATCCTGAAAGCGGTGGACAACCAGCAGATAGTGGATTTATTGACGGCATAAAAGTTGAAAATGTCTTTTTAAGAGATGATAAGGTCATCCATGTTTTGAAGACACCTCCTAAAAATGATTTGGTAATTTGTGAGATAGATTGGGAAAAGAGATTTGACAATATGCAACAGCATAGCGGTCAGCATCTTCTGTCAGCAGTATTTTATAAGTTATTTAATGCAGAAACAGATAGCTTTAGCATTGGAGATGATAGCTCACATATTACATTGACCAATAGCAACTTAAGCGAAGATAACCTTAAAGAAGTTGAGATTGAAACAAATAGGCTTATATATTTAAATTTACCTGTTACTTCGTACTTTGTAAAAGACGATGATTTGAAAAAATTACCCTTAAGAAAAAAGCCTAAAGTTGACGAAAATATAAGAATAGTGGAAATTAAAGACTTTGACTATTCACCGTGTGGTGGTACCCATGTAAAAAGCTTAGGTGAAATAGGAATTGTAAAGATAAAAAAATTTGAAAGAACGAAAAAGGGTTTAAGGATCGAATTTGTTTGTGGCTTTAGGGCGTTTAATGATTATCTTAAGAAGAATAATTACATAAACAGTTTAATAACATCGCTATCTGCAAAAGAAGAGGAGATATTAGAAAAAGTCAATAAAATATTAGATGAAAATAAAGAGCTAAAAAAGGAATTAATTAAACTAAAAGATAATATACTTCAATATGAAGCTGAAAAATTAGTCGCAGAATCAGTAAATTTAAAAAACTTTAAGTTGGTGACAAAAATTTTTAATGATAGAGATATGAAAGAACTGCGAGTTTTGTCTCAAATAATCACCAAAGGAAAAGGGTTTGTTTGTATTTTAGGTGGGATTACAGACTGTGGTAATATTGTCATATCAAGATCAGATGATGTCGATATAGATATTAATTCATTTTTCAAAGAGATATTGGATGTCATAGAAGGAAAC
- the ilvE gene encoding branched-chain-amino-acid transaminase codes for MPVVFLNGEFVDSEKAAVSVFDHGFLYGDGVFEGIRAYDGVVFKLDDHLKRLYNMAKALLLDVPYSKEEMADKVLETVRRNNLKDAYIRLVVSRGKGDLGLDPYKCSKPTVVIIADKITLYPDEMYQNGLKIITSTFRRNSIQTLDPQIKSLNYLNNILAKIEAVKAGYPEALLLNLEGYVAECTGDNVFIVSDGILYTPPSAAGALGGITRATVIDIANKLGIPVVEKYFSLFNVYTADECFLTGTAAEAIPVTEVDKRVIGNGKPGEITKKIIEEFKNVRTLYGTKVY; via the coding sequence ATGCCTGTAGTTTTTCTTAATGGTGAGTTTGTAGACAGTGAAAAAGCGGCCGTTTCGGTTTTTGACCATGGATTTCTTTATGGAGATGGTGTTTTTGAAGGGATAAGGGCGTATGATGGTGTTGTTTTCAAATTGGATGATCATTTAAAGAGACTTTACAACATGGCTAAGGCACTTCTTTTAGATGTACCATATTCTAAAGAAGAAATGGCCGATAAAGTCTTAGAAACTGTAAGGAGAAACAACTTAAAAGACGCATACATAAGATTAGTTGTTTCAAGAGGGAAAGGCGATTTAGGGCTTGATCCTTATAAATGTTCAAAGCCTACAGTAGTTATCATTGCAGATAAGATTACATTGTATCCTGATGAGATGTACCAAAATGGGCTAAAAATTATCACATCTACGTTTAGGCGCAACTCCATTCAAACATTAGACCCACAGATTAAATCTCTAAATTATCTTAACAATATATTGGCAAAGATTGAAGCCGTGAAAGCGGGATATCCAGAGGCTCTTTTATTAAACTTAGAAGGTTATGTTGCGGAATGTACAGGTGACAATGTTTTTATTGTATCTGACGGTATTTTATACACACCACCATCTGCGGCTGGAGCCTTAGGGGGCATTACAAGAGCTACTGTCATTGATATAGCAAATAAACTTGGAATACCAGTTGTAGAAAAGTATTTTTCACTTTTCAATGTGTATACTGCAGATGAATGTTTCTTGACTGGCACTGCCGCAGAAGCAATTCCTGTAACTGAAGTTGACAAAAGAGTCATCGGTAACGGCAAACCTGGTGAGATTACGAAAAAGATTATTGAGGAATTTAAAAATGTGAGAACTTTGTACGGAACAAAGGTATATTAA
- a CDS encoding DUF362 domain-containing protein: MAHIITDECISCGACAAECPVDAIHEGTGKYEVDADTCIDCGACEPVCPTGAIKAE; the protein is encoded by the coding sequence ATGGCACATATTATTACAGATGAATGCATAAGCTGTGGTGCTTGCGCTGCAGAATGCCCTGTAGATGCTATTCACGAAGGCACAGGAAAATACGAAGTGGATGCTGATACATGTATAGATTGTGGTGCATGTGAACCAGTATGCCCGACAGGAGCTATTAAGGCTGAATAA
- a CDS encoding NAD-dependent epimerase/dehydratase family protein, which produces MKILITGGAGFIGSNIVDFMIEKGYDVVVVDNLSSGKLEYVNKKAKFYKIDLTDEYLWQVFDNERLDLVIHEAAQVDIQKSIKDPVVDAKVNILGTINLLECCRKYNLKKIIYASSAAVYGDPLYLGLDERHRLEPVSFYGISKYTGESYLRIYSKLYGLKYTILRYSNVYGIRQDINGNTGVISSFIGKMLNGDRPIIFGDGNQTRDFVYVKDVVYANYLALYKGENQIINISTNNSTTINKLVEIINGIMDTNLKPIYLPARTSEIEQSYLNNIKAFEVLGWVPQYSLEQGLREMIDFYMLK; this is translated from the coding sequence ATGAAAATTTTAATTACTGGCGGCGCTGGTTTTATTGGTTCAAATATAGTAGATTTTATGATAGAGAAAGGATATGATGTTGTAGTAGTAGATAATTTATCAAGCGGAAAGCTTGAATATGTAAATAAAAAAGCTAAATTTTATAAAATTGACTTAACTGATGAATATCTTTGGCAAGTTTTTGATAATGAAAGATTAGACTTAGTAATTCATGAGGCCGCACAAGTTGATATACAAAAATCAATAAAAGATCCTGTAGTTGATGCAAAAGTAAATATCCTTGGCACAATTAATTTATTAGAGTGTTGCAGAAAATATAATTTGAAAAAGATTATATATGCTTCGTCAGCAGCTGTATATGGGGATCCATTATATCTAGGATTAGATGAAAGACATAGATTAGAACCTGTTTCATTTTATGGAATATCAAAGTACACTGGAGAATCTTATCTTAGAATTTATAGTAAATTATATGGTTTAAAATACACAATATTGCGATATTCAAATGTTTATGGCATTAGACAAGATATAAACGGGAATACTGGTGTTATATCAAGTTTTATAGGGAAAATGCTTAATGGTGATAGACCTATTATATTTGGAGATGGTAATCAAACTAGAGATTTTGTTTATGTAAAAGATGTTGTATATGCTAATTATTTGGCACTTTATAAAGGTGAAAATCAAATAATAAACATAAGTACAAATAATAGTACAACTATAAATAAACTTGTTGAAATAATAAATGGCATCATGGATACGAATTTAAAACCAATTTATTTACCTGCCCGGACAAGCGAAATAGAACAAAGTTATTTAAATAATATAAAAGCTTTTGAAGTTTTAGGATGGGTACCTCAGTATAGTCTTGAACAGGGACTGCGAGAAATGATTGACTTTTATATGTTGAAATAA
- a CDS encoding IS1380-like element ISTps2 family transposase has translation MSLTLNLTKEKGFSKYILPATFDNFTVSNNVTFTYIQAFKEKIGFNKILSSILSFKKAPNAVFQPAEIIDFMIDSVIQGNTRFLHMDQLRYDNAYTEIKGHKVPSEKVCRDLIKAMPESSLEELRLINKTLLSLQSKGTKREVIMNFDDTVCTIFGEQEGASVGYNPRYHGRPSFKEKIGIIANTDELVNVTLEEGKHHTNHGFLDFVKSCEEQLPENWIIKRVRVDRGAFDYDNILYFESKGYEYVMKAKNQAWIRCFIDYVNQREHLYPWTEIDKTFSVNEIYAKMPKWDKARRIVIIRKKLPQPKTGQICMDIDEFKYEYQAIVTNIEYMTPEEIFHEYNQRCDIENKIDELKEGFAFDQNSQRNKFCNEIFLLIKMIAYNLHNWFKRTILPEFMKHHEITTIRRILYSVPGNLVGKGRYRHIRYPNNPFLKTVITYIRKALMVLCLT, from the coding sequence ATGAGTTTAACACTTAATCTTACAAAAGAAAAGGGGTTTTCAAAATATATTTTGCCAGCAACTTTTGACAATTTTACAGTATCAAACAATGTAACTTTTACCTATATCCAAGCATTTAAAGAAAAAATCGGTTTTAATAAAATTCTTTCAAGCATATTATCCTTTAAAAAAGCACCAAATGCTGTCTTCCAACCAGCCGAGATTATTGACTTTATGATTGATTCTGTAATTCAAGGGAATACTCGCTTTCTTCACATGGACCAACTAAGATATGATAATGCATACACAGAAATTAAAGGACATAAAGTTCCCAGCGAAAAAGTATGCAGAGACTTAATTAAAGCCATGCCTGAAAGTTCTCTTGAAGAATTAAGACTTATTAACAAGACTTTGCTTTCCTTGCAATCTAAAGGAACAAAACGTGAAGTCATTATGAATTTTGATGATACAGTTTGTACTATATTTGGAGAGCAGGAAGGTGCTTCAGTAGGTTATAATCCAAGGTACCATGGTCGACCATCTTTCAAAGAGAAAATCGGCATTATTGCTAATACTGATGAACTTGTTAATGTTACTCTTGAAGAAGGTAAACATCACACAAATCATGGTTTCTTAGATTTTGTAAAATCTTGCGAAGAACAGCTTCCTGAAAATTGGATAATTAAGCGAGTACGCGTTGACCGTGGAGCATTTGATTACGATAATATACTGTATTTTGAATCTAAAGGTTATGAATATGTAATGAAAGCTAAAAATCAGGCATGGATCAGATGCTTTATAGACTACGTCAATCAAAGAGAACACCTTTATCCTTGGACTGAAATAGATAAGACCTTTAGTGTAAATGAAATATATGCAAAAATGCCTAAATGGGATAAAGCACGCAGAATTGTGATTATACGCAAAAAACTGCCACAGCCCAAAACAGGGCAGATTTGTATGGATATAGACGAATTCAAATATGAATATCAAGCTATAGTAACAAATATTGAGTACATGACACCTGAAGAGATATTTCATGAATACAACCAACGCTGCGACATTGAAAACAAAATAGATGAACTAAAAGAAGGATTTGCTTTTGATCAAAACAGTCAAAGAAACAAATTTTGCAACGAAATATTTTTGCTTATCAAAATGATTGCTTACAATCTCCACAATTGGTTCAAGAGGACTATCTTGCCAGAGTTTATGAAGCATCATGAGATAACCACAATAAGGCGGATATTATATAGTGTACCTGGTAATCTTGTTGGGAAAGGGCGTTATAGGCATATACGTTACCCTAATAATCCGTTTCTTAAAACTGTGATAACGTATATACGAAAAGCGCTAATGGTACTTTGCTTAACATAG
- a CDS encoding glycosyltransferase family protein, which yields MRFGVKKYLLVPNGVNPSKLNRDLKPFDLPRSKEITIGFFGYITNAWFDWDVLLELARKHKEWIFHIIWWGEDWPKGIPNNIISLGPIPHEDLPHYSANWDIGLLNFKNTYLVKCSCPIKVYEYLWLGLPVVSIDIPYLRNYPYVYTCNNINDFEKNIVLAKRQKFNRHLVDNFLQNYTWNHHFHTILSNIEQGDAIE from the coding sequence ATGAGGTTTGGAGTAAAAAAATATTTATTAGTTCCAAATGGTGTGAATCCGTCCAAATTAAACCGTGATTTAAAACCATTTGATTTACCACGATCTAAAGAAATAACCATCGGATTTTTCGGTTATATCACAAATGCTTGGTTTGATTGGGATGTATTATTGGAATTGGCAAGAAAGCATAAAGAGTGGATATTTCATATAATCTGGTGGGGAGAAGATTGGCCTAAAGGGATACCAAATAATATTATTTCTTTGGGGCCAATACCACATGAAGATTTACCACATTATTCAGCAAATTGGGATATTGGACTGTTAAATTTTAAAAACACTTATCTAGTAAAATGTTCATGTCCTATAAAAGTATATGAATATTTATGGTTAGGTTTGCCTGTTGTATCTATTGATATACCATATTTAAGAAATTACCCATACGTATATACATGCAATAATATAAATGATTTTGAAAAAAATATAGTTTTAGCCAAAAGACAAAAATTTAATAGGCATTTGGTAGATAATTTTTTACAAAACTATACTTGGAATCACCATTTTCATACAATATTAAGCAATATTGAACAAGGTGATGCCATTGAATAG
- a CDS encoding glycosyltransferase family 4 protein, with the protein MNRILFIYKYYSYGGTESAIKNRIYGLIQKGIYSDCLFLTKKSDGIFENDTNIYFLDSNNISNIDNILKNDYSVISIIDTPEVYSYIKQRKNNFKIINECHTSNIEYLKYVTDIDNKDSIDAFVVPSYFSKKLLKEVFKIKMPVYVINNCIDREHAFYFRDDFNEYFIENTVNNIPILCWIGRLEEAKNPIEFLKIVNLLKKKHKIKAWIIGGNKYSHMVNEVIRQIYEYDLINIVKWFPSLPYSYMPYVYSAISYSSGCLVSTSLRECYPMIFLEAMSCKCPVICTNVGGNSEIIKNNVTGIMYNVGDIFGATTAIEKILNDNNLRTKIINNALESINIKNNIEKCTKDFIEILLNMNVKL; encoded by the coding sequence TTGAATAGAATTTTGTTTATTTATAAATATTATTCCTATGGTGGAACTGAATCTGCCATAAAAAACAGAATTTATGGATTAATACAAAAAGGTATATATTCGGACTGTTTATTTTTGACTAAGAAATCTGATGGCATTTTTGAAAATGACACCAATATATATTTTTTAGATTCGAACAATATAAGCAATATAGATAATATATTAAAAAATGATTACAGTGTTATAAGCATAATTGATACACCAGAAGTCTATTCATATATAAAACAAAGAAAAAATAATTTTAAGATTATTAATGAATGCCATACCTCAAATATAGAATATTTAAAATATGTAACTGACATCGATAATAAAGATTCAATTGATGCATTCGTTGTTCCCAGTTATTTTAGTAAAAAATTACTAAAAGAAGTTTTTAAAATAAAAATGCCAGTATATGTAATAAATAATTGTATTGACCGTGAACATGCTTTTTATTTCAGAGACGATTTTAATGAATATTTTATTGAGAATACTGTAAATAATATACCAATACTGTGTTGGATTGGAAGATTAGAAGAAGCCAAAAATCCTATCGAGTTTTTGAAAATTGTAAATCTTTTAAAGAAAAAACATAAAATAAAAGCATGGATTATAGGTGGAAACAAATATAGTCATATGGTTAATGAAGTAATAAGACAAATTTATGAATATGACCTCATAAACATTGTAAAGTGGTTTCCAAGCTTGCCTTATTCTTATATGCCTTATGTTTATTCCGCTATTTCATACTCTAGCGGCTGTTTAGTATCCACTTCACTCAGAGAATGTTACCCAATGATTTTCTTAGAAGCAATGAGTTGCAAATGTCCAGTTATATGCACAAATGTAGGTGGAAATTCAGAAATAATAAAAAATAATGTTACAGGAATAATGTATAATGTCGGTGACATTTTTGGTGCAACAACAGCAATAGAAAAAATATTAAATGATAATAACCTACGCACTAAAATTATAAATAATGCGCTAGAATCCATTAATATAAAAAACAACATTGAAAAATGCACAAAAGATTTCATTGAAATACTGCTAAATATGAATGTTAAATTATAA
- the gltA gene encoding NADPH-dependent glutamate synthase yields the protein MSLKKVQMPEQEPNVRNKNFKEVALGYEENMAVEEAERCIQCKNQPCVEGCPVHVKIPEFIKLIANRDFEGAYQKIKETNNLPAICGRVCPQESQCESVCTRGKKGEPVAIGRLERFAADWHMKNKEDKIEITATNGKKVAVIGSGPAGLSCAGDLAKMGYDTTIFEAFHTPGGVLMYGIPEFRLPKEIVQKEIDLLKKLGVKIETNMVIGKILTIDDLFDMGYEAVFIGTGAGLPKFMNIPGENLNGVYSANEFLTRINLMKAYDFPNSPTPVKVGKKVAVVGGGNVAMDAARSAKRMGAEEVYIVYRRSEEEMPARLEEIHHAKEEGIIFKLLTNPVRIIGDESGNVKGIECVNMVLGEVDESGRRRPVEEKGSEHIIDVDTVIVAIGQSPNPLITSTTEGLDKQRWGGIIVNEETLETSRKGVFAGGDAVTGAATVILAMGAGKKAAASINKFLSEK from the coding sequence ATGTCGCTAAAAAAAGTACAAATGCCTGAACAGGAACCAAATGTACGAAACAAAAATTTCAAAGAAGTTGCATTAGGGTATGAAGAAAACATGGCTGTAGAAGAAGCCGAAAGATGTATTCAATGCAAGAACCAACCATGTGTAGAAGGTTGCCCTGTTCACGTAAAAATACCTGAGTTTATCAAACTGATAGCAAATAGGGACTTTGAAGGAGCATATCAAAAGATAAAAGAGACAAATAATTTACCTGCAATATGTGGAAGAGTATGTCCACAGGAAAGCCAGTGTGAATCAGTATGTACAAGAGGCAAAAAAGGAGAGCCTGTAGCCATAGGCAGACTGGAGAGATTTGCTGCTGATTGGCACATGAAAAATAAAGAAGATAAAATAGAAATAACTGCGACAAATGGCAAAAAAGTTGCTGTTATAGGATCTGGGCCTGCAGGATTATCATGTGCAGGTGATCTTGCAAAAATGGGATATGACACAACCATCTTTGAAGCATTTCATACACCAGGTGGTGTTTTAATGTACGGCATCCCGGAGTTTAGGCTTCCAAAAGAAATAGTGCAAAAGGAAATTGATTTGTTGAAAAAATTAGGAGTAAAAATAGAGACCAACATGGTCATAGGCAAGATACTTACAATTGATGATTTATTCGACATGGGGTATGAAGCAGTGTTTATAGGGACAGGCGCAGGATTGCCTAAATTCATGAATATACCTGGAGAGAACTTAAATGGAGTTTACTCGGCAAATGAATTTTTGACGAGGATTAATTTGATGAAAGCTTATGACTTCCCTAATAGCCCAACACCAGTAAAAGTAGGTAAAAAAGTTGCCGTTGTTGGCGGTGGGAATGTGGCGATGGATGCAGCAAGATCCGCAAAGCGCATGGGAGCAGAAGAAGTGTACATCGTATATAGAAGATCTGAAGAAGAAATGCCTGCAAGGCTTGAGGAAATACACCATGCAAAAGAAGAAGGAATCATATTTAAGTTATTGACAAACCCTGTAAGAATCATTGGTGATGAAAGTGGCAATGTAAAAGGAATCGAATGCGTTAACATGGTTTTAGGCGAAGTAGACGAGTCAGGAAGGAGAAGACCTGTAGAAGAAAAAGGTTCTGAACACATAATAGATGTAGATACGGTTATTGTAGCAATAGGACAAAGTCCAAATCCGCTTATAACATCCACAACAGAAGGGCTTGACAAGCAAAGATGGGGCGGAATAATAGTCAACGAAGAAACATTGGAGACAAGTCGTAAAGGAGTTTTTGCAGGTGGCGATGCTGTCACAGGTGCAGCAACGGTTATACTTGCGATGGGGGCCGGCAAAAAAGCCGCAGCATCTATAAACAAATTTTTGAGTGAAAAGTAA
- a CDS encoding sulfide/dihydroorotate dehydrogenase-like FAD/NAD-binding protein produces MNEILEKKQLNPTVKMMVINAPLMAKKAKPGQFVIVRVDEKGERIPLTIADYDGEKGTITIIFQEVGMSTKKLGTLNVGDRLHDFVGPLGKPVEFSKDTKRVLAIGGGVGVAPLYPKVKMLNEMKVSVDSIIGGRSAEYVILEDEMKKVSENLYITTDDGTKGRKGFVTDVLKELIEKGNKYDEVIAIGPLIMMKMVCNITKEYNIPTMVSMNPIMVDGTGMCGGCRVTVGGETKFACVDGPAFDGLKVDFDEAMRRQNMYKDMEKKVLEKYEHECKLGGILNG; encoded by the coding sequence ATGAACGAGATTTTGGAGAAGAAGCAATTGAATCCTACTGTCAAAATGATGGTCATAAATGCTCCACTAATGGCGAAAAAGGCAAAACCTGGACAGTTTGTCATAGTGAGAGTAGATGAAAAGGGTGAACGCATCCCTTTGACTATAGCAGATTACGATGGCGAGAAAGGAACTATCACTATAATATTTCAAGAAGTCGGAATGAGCACTAAGAAATTAGGTACGTTAAACGTTGGAGATAGATTACATGACTTTGTAGGACCTTTGGGAAAACCGGTTGAATTTTCAAAAGATACTAAAAGAGTATTGGCAATCGGCGGTGGTGTTGGAGTTGCACCATTGTATCCAAAAGTAAAAATGCTAAATGAGATGAAAGTATCAGTAGATAGCATAATAGGTGGTAGAAGTGCAGAATACGTGATATTAGAAGACGAAATGAAAAAAGTCAGTGAAAACCTTTATATAACGACAGACGACGGTACGAAAGGCCGCAAAGGCTTTGTGACAGATGTATTAAAAGAATTAATAGAGAAAGGCAACAAATACGACGAAGTAATTGCGATAGGACCACTGATAATGATGAAGATGGTATGCAATATAACTAAAGAATACAACATACCTACTATGGTCAGCATGAACCCAATAATGGTAGACGGAACTGGAATGTGTGGTGGTTGTAGAGTTACAGTTGGAGGAGAGACAAAATTTGCCTGTGTCGATGGTCCGGCATTTGACGGTCTTAAAGTAGACTTCGATGAGGCGATGAGAAGACAGAATATGTATAAAGATATGGAGAAAAAAGTATTAGAAAAATATGAACATGAATGCAAGTTAGGAGGCATCTTAAATGGCTAA
- a CDS encoding iron-containing alcohol dehydrogenase — MWETKINPNKIFELRCKNTIYFGAGSIHKIKDILENLKINGINNVIFITGKGSYKTSGAWDVVKPVLEELDLKYSLYDKVGPNPTVDMIDEAAKIGRESGAKAVIGIGGGSPIDTAKSVAVLLKYTDKNARELYEQKFIPDKAVPIIAINLTHGTGTEVDRFAVATILEKNYKPAIAYDCLYPMYAIDDPSLMTKLDKKQTIAVTVDALNHITEAATTLVASPYSILTAKETVRLIVRYLPAAVNDPLNLVARYYLLYASALAGISFDNGLLHLTHALEHPLSAVKPEIAHGLGLGAILPAVIKAIYPATAEVLADVYSPIVPGLKGLPAEAEYVAEKVQEWLFNVGCTQKLSDFGFTKDDIPNLVKLAKTTPSLDGLLSIAPVEATESVIEKIYLESL; from the coding sequence ATGTGGGAAACAAAGATTAATCCTAACAAGATTTTTGAACTTCGCTGCAAAAATACGATTTATTTTGGTGCTGGCAGTATACATAAGATAAAGGATATATTAGAAAATCTAAAAATTAATGGCATTAATAATGTTATTTTTATAACAGGCAAAGGATCGTATAAGACTAGCGGTGCTTGGGATGTTGTAAAACCTGTATTGGAGGAGCTTGATTTAAAATATTCGCTTTACGACAAAGTTGGTCCAAATCCTACAGTTGATATGATTGATGAAGCAGCAAAAATCGGACGTGAATCTGGAGCAAAAGCTGTAATTGGAATTGGTGGTGGTAGTCCGATAGATACTGCCAAAAGCGTAGCTGTACTTTTAAAGTATACTGATAAAAATGCAAGAGAACTTTACGAGCAGAAATTTATACCTGATAAGGCTGTCCCTATAATAGCTATAAATCTTACACATGGTACAGGAACGGAAGTAGATAGATTTGCAGTAGCTACTATACTAGAGAAAAATTATAAGCCAGCTATAGCTTATGATTGCTTATACCCTATGTATGCTATAGACGATCCTTCGCTTATGACAAAGCTTGACAAAAAGCAGACGATAGCAGTTACCGTTGATGCTTTAAATCATATTACTGAAGCAGCTACAACGCTTGTTGCATCTCCATATAGCATTCTTACGGCTAAGGAAACAGTAAGATTGATTGTTCGTTACCTTCCTGCTGCTGTAAATGATCCATTAAATCTTGTAGCAAGATATTATCTTCTGTATGCTTCTGCATTAGCTGGTATATCTTTTGACAATGGCCTTTTACATCTTACTCACGCTTTAGAACATCCTTTAAGTGCTGTAAAACCTGAAATAGCTCACGGGTTAGGACTTGGAGCAATATTGCCAGCAGTTATAAAAGCTATTTATCCAGCTACAGCAGAAGTATTGGCTGATGTATATAGTCCTATAGTTCCTGGTTTAAAAGGACTGCCTGCTGAGGCGGAGTATGTTGCAGAAAAAGTTCAGGAATGGCTTTTTAATGTAGGGTGCACTCAAAAGTTATCTGATTTTGGGTTTACGAAAGATGATATTCCTAATCTTGTGAAACTTGCTAAAACAACTCCTTCCCTGGATGGATTGTTATCTATTGCACCTGTTGAGGCTACTGAATCTGTCATTGAAAAGATTTATTTAGAATCTCTTTAA
- a CDS encoding gamma-glutamylcyclotransferase family protein, whose product MGKLYLAYGSNMNFTEMMKRCPNAQLIGPAIIENWKLVFKGKDGFAYATIEQSNGSFVPSLLWEIGKKDEDALDKYEDYPDLYRKEFVEAICEGKSIKAMTYIMNSGYDIGKPSKRYYNIIKQGYIDAGFDVELVEDILRN is encoded by the coding sequence ATGGGAAAGCTTTATTTGGCATATGGCAGCAATATGAATTTTACAGAAATGATGAAAAGATGCCCAAATGCACAATTAATTGGCCCTGCCATAATCGAAAATTGGAAACTGGTATTCAAAGGTAAAGACGGTTTTGCTTATGCCACAATTGAACAGTCAAATGGCAGTTTTGTTCCGTCTCTTTTGTGGGAAATAGGAAAGAAAGATGAAGATGCTTTGGATAAATATGAAGATTATCCGGATCTTTATAGAAAAGAATTTGTAGAAGCAATTTGCGAAGGCAAATCAATAAAAGCGATGACATATATAATGAATTCGGGGTATGATATAGGAAAACCAAGCAAAAGGTATTATAATATCATAAAGCAAGGTTACATAGACGCAGGTTTTGACGTTGAACTTGTAGAAGATATTTTAAGAAATTAA